In Emcibacteraceae bacterium, a single window of DNA contains:
- a CDS encoding radical SAM protein — MDKLIENTGKFSNPDFTLDGSPRAHVRLKNLETLWFNTGTLCNLECENCYIESSPKNDALSYIRLEEVIPFFEEIKEKNIAVSEIGLTGGEPFMNPDIIKILETALDFGFRILVLTNAMRPMMRHQDALLDLKSRYSDRLSIRVSMDHYTREIHEKERGNKSWEPMIMGLKWLSDNGFDIHVAGRTFTHESEDELRKGYARLFSELSIKVDAINPHKLILFPEMDLQKDVVEITTACWGILNVNPENMMCATSRMVVKHKGADRPAIMACTLLAYDQQFNMGDTLSSARQDVSLNHPFCSTFCVLGGASCSN, encoded by the coding sequence ATGGACAAATTAATTGAAAATACCGGTAAATTTAGTAATCCTGATTTTACTCTGGATGGCAGCCCGCGGGCCCATGTTCGCCTGAAAAACCTTGAAACCCTATGGTTTAATACGGGCACACTTTGTAATCTTGAATGTGAAAATTGTTATATTGAATCGTCCCCTAAAAATGATGCGCTCTCCTATATCCGTCTGGAAGAGGTGATCCCATTTTTCGAAGAAATAAAAGAGAAAAATATTGCGGTTTCAGAGATCGGCCTGACCGGAGGGGAGCCGTTTATGAACCCGGATATTATTAAAATCCTCGAAACCGCGCTGGATTTTGGGTTCAGGATTTTGGTTCTTACCAATGCCATGAGGCCTATGATGCGTCATCAGGATGCGTTGCTTGATTTAAAAAGCCGCTATTCTGACCGCTTGTCAATCCGGGTTTCGATGGATCATTACACCAGAGAAATTCACGAGAAGGAACGTGGGAATAAAAGCTGGGAGCCTATGATAATGGGGCTTAAATGGCTATCGGATAACGGCTTTGATATCCATGTAGCAGGGCGAACGTTTACCCACGAGAGCGAAGATGAGCTTAGGAAGGGCTATGCTAGGTTATTTTCTGAGTTATCAATTAAGGTTGATGCAATTAATCCCCATAAGCTTATACTTTTCCCGGAAATGGATTTGCAGAAGGATGTGGTTGAAATCACCACGGCCTGTTGGGGGATATTAAATGTTAATCCTGAAAATATGATGTGTGCCACGTCCCGAATGGTTGTAAAACATAAGGGCGCAGATCGTCCTGCCATCATGGCCTGTACACTTCTTGCCTATGATCAGCAATTTAATATGGGCGACACGCTTTCATCTGCGCGGCAGGACGTTTCATTAAATCACCCATTTTGTTCAACTTTTTGTGTACTTGGTGGGGCATCCTGTAGTAATTAG